Proteins encoded together in one Xenopus laevis strain J_2021 chromosome 6L, Xenopus_laevis_v10.1, whole genome shotgun sequence window:
- the LOC121394652 gene encoding uncharacterized protein LOC121394652 isoform X2 gives MADLGLPGGVVDLLLQLLGWILKRNYFLFEGKFYEQSQGTSMGSNVAPAYANLYMAHFEDNFVYNNQEFWPLILMWLRYIDDLFFVWQGTEESLKLFVDHLNSRIPTIKFTLEYDRNQIHFLDVTVRLQDGKFSTDIYRKPTDRITYLNPHSFHPPSTIKGLPYSQMLRTRRIVSEDDKFEERAEEMMTHFESRGYGTDMLETAREKVKDGPEVKTMGGGTSNDGL, from the exons ATGGCAGATCTTGGATTACCAGGGGGAGTGGTGGATTTACTTCTACAACTTCTGGGATGGATCCTGAAAAGGAATTATTTCCTCTTTGAAGGTAAATTCTATGAACAAAGCCAAGGCACATCAATGGGTTCTAATGTTgctcctgcatatgcaaatttatacaTGGCACACTTTGAAGACAATTTTGTCTATAATAATCAGGAGTTTTGGCCCTTAATATTGATGTGgcttcgctatatagacgatctaTTTTTTGTCTGGCAAGGGACAGAGGAATCACTAAAACTATTTGTAGATCACCTCAATTCCAGGATTCCAACCATAAAATTCACTTTGGAGTATGATAGAAATCAGATACACTTTCTAGACGTGACAGTCAGGCTACAAGATGGGAAGTTCTCCACTGATATATATAGGAAACCGACTGACAGAATCACTTATCTAAATCCACACAGTTTTCACCCACCCTCTACAATCAaagggctaccatatagccaaatGTTACGAACAAGACGCATTGTAAGTGAAGATGACAAATTTGAAGAGAGAGCAGAAGAAATGATGACCCACTTTGAGAGTAGAGGCTATGGGACAGATATGTTGGAAACAGCCAGGGAGAAAGTAAAAG ATGGACCAGAGGTTAAAACCATGGGTGGCGGAACCTCCAATGATGGCCTATAA
- the LOC121394652 gene encoding uncharacterized protein LOC121394652 isoform X1, whose product MADLGLPGGVVDLLLQLLGWILKRNYFLFEGKFYEQSQGTSMGSNVAPAYANLYMAHFEDNFVYNNQEFWPLILMWLRYIDDLFFVWQGTEESLKLFVDHLNSRIPTIKFTLEYDRNQIHFLDVTVRLQDGKFSTDIYRKPTDRITYLNPHSFHPPSTIKGLPYSQMLRTRRIVSEDDKFEERAEEMMTHFESRGYGTDMLETAREKVKGTSRTTLLSKKAKKKSDRLPFVTTYSRQSGRVKKIIYRHWHLLQMDQRLKPWVAEPPMMAYKRSSNLRDHLVHALIEPQKKQDHIRNE is encoded by the exons ATGGCAGATCTTGGATTACCAGGGGGAGTGGTGGATTTACTTCTACAACTTCTGGGATGGATCCTGAAAAGGAATTATTTCCTCTTTGAAGGTAAATTCTATGAACAAAGCCAAGGCACATCAATGGGTTCTAATGTTgctcctgcatatgcaaatttatacaTGGCACACTTTGAAGACAATTTTGTCTATAATAATCAGGAGTTTTGGCCCTTAATATTGATGTGgcttcgctatatagacgatctaTTTTTTGTCTGGCAAGGGACAGAGGAATCACTAAAACTATTTGTAGATCACCTCAATTCCAGGATTCCAACCATAAAATTCACTTTGGAGTATGATAGAAATCAGATACACTTTCTAGACGTGACAGTCAGGCTACAAGATGGGAAGTTCTCCACTGATATATATAGGAAACCGACTGACAGAATCACTTATCTAAATCCACACAGTTTTCACCCACCCTCTACAATCAaagggctaccatatagccaaatGTTACGAACAAGACGCATTGTAAGTGAAGATGACAAATTTGAAGAGAGAGCAGAAGAAATGATGACCCACTTTGAGAGTAGAGGCTATGGGACAGATATGTTGGAAACAGCCAGGGAGAAAGTAAAAGGTACATCGAGAACGACCCTATTAtccaaaaaagcaaagaaaaaatcagACAGATTACCCTTTGTCACTACATACTCAAGACAATCAGGTAGGGTAAAAAAGATAATATATCGACACTGGCATTTATTACAGATGGACCAGAGGTTAAAACCATGGGTGGCGGAACCTCCAATGATGGCCTATAAAAGATCAAGCAACCTGAGGGACCATCTGGTCCATGCGTTAATTGAACCACAAAAGAAGCAAG ATCATATAAGAAATGAGTGA